Within Actinomycetota bacterium, the genomic segment GTCCTCCTCGTCCCCGGCAACCACGACCACCGGCTCGCCGAGCCCCTGCTCGAGCGCGAAGCGCTGGCGGGACGGCCGCTGGCGCTGGAGCAGACGGTGGAGCCGAGCGGCGAGGCGGCACTCCGGATCGCCTCCTGGCTCGACCCGGCCGAGCTGCGCGTCGCCTATCCCGGCGTCTGGCTGCGCGACGACGTCTACGCCACCCACGGCCACTACATGGACTGCCACATGTCCCTGCCGCGGCTCGAGTGCATCGCCGCCGCCGGCGTGATGCGCGCCTTCGGGCCGCTGCCCGAGCGGACCGCGCCGGCCGACTACGAGCGGGTGCTGCGACCGGTCTACGGGCTCAGCTTCGGGCTCGCCCAGGGCAACCTGGCGCGGCGCGCCTCGCGCCCCTCCGAACAGGCCTGGCGCACGCTCGCGGGCCGCAACGGCCGTCGCGGCCGCATCCGGCAGGGGGTCCTGCGCGCCGCCGTCGGGGCCGCCGTGCCGGCCACCGTCTGGGGCGTCAACCGCCTGCTGCGAGCCGGGTTCGATCCGGACCTCTCCGCCGAGACGATCTCCCGCAGCGGCGTCGACGCGGCGACCGAGCTGGCGCGCCGACTCGACCTCGGCGCCGTCCACGTCCTCACCGGCCACACCCATCGCGGCGGGCCGCACGAGGGCGAGGCCGAGTGGGAGTTGCCCGGCGGCGGCCGCCTGCACAACACCGGCAGCTGGGTCTTCGCCTCCGCCTTCCACCGGCCGGGAACGCCTCCCGGCCCCTACTGGCCAGGCACGGTCACCTGGCTCGACGACGACGGCCCGCCACGCCCCGTCCGCCTGCTGCTCGACCGCCCGCGCGACGAGCTGCGCGCGGTCGTCGCCGCCCTG encodes:
- a CDS encoding metallophosphoesterase, which codes for MRTAIVSDLHLGSAFGEDLLRDAAIRRTLLGEIAQADRLVLLGDAVEMRELPLARVLDRVRPFFEELGEALAGRPVLLVPGNHDHRLAEPLLEREALAGRPLALEQTVEPSGEAALRIASWLDPAELRVAYPGVWLRDDVYATHGHYMDCHMSLPRLECIAAAGVMRAFGPLPERTAPADYERVLRPVYGLSFGLAQGNLARRASRPSEQAWRTLAGRNGRRGRIRQGVLRAAVGAAVPATVWGVNRLLRAGFDPDLSAETISRSGVDAATELARRLDLGAVHVLTGHTHRGGPHEGEAEWELPGGGRLHNTGSWVFASAFHRPGTPPGPYWPGTVTWLDDDGPPRPVRLLLDRPRDELRAVVAALTSSRPQKPAS